Below is a window of Leptidea sinapis chromosome 4, ilLepSina1.1, whole genome shotgun sequence DNA.
atcactttacataaattgtaattaatattattataaaacgatgaaagtttttatttaattttataacgtGAATTGATTTGGTACTAGAATATCAAACTGAAACTACACACCTACAAGAAAACCTATATAATACttacttgaacaaaaaaacaactttgGGATTGATGTGATATATTATGCAGACACATAACTGACCCACACCAACGAGTgggactaaataaatattatgattaatattaactggcaataaaatatctttacaATCTACTTTACGAGATGCTAACAAATGGGTAACTCATAGAAAAACGgccattattttacaaataattattattaatcaattatatttttcaaagctACAACTTGCATCAAATTTTTAATAAGTAGGTaagtataaattgtatttaaaagtcagaattcatataatttattatccaTGGCAAAGGAGATGGCTGCGCGCCAGACCCATTGCTATGTCCCTTCTTGCTGTACAATGACCCTGGTTCATAGGGCCCACCAGGCATAATCTCGCACAATGATGGTAGTGTATCTTCGCAAGCGACAGACCGCCACGTGTGTTGATGAGTTAGAACAACGCAACTATACGACGAGTTCCGTCGAGGGTGACCAGGGGACCATGCGCGGTAGCTAGTACAATCAAGTGGATCACCTAGAAGTGAcagataaatacatataaataaaggtCACGTAAGTtacttattttctcaaaattaattccttaaaGAGGTATCCCCAACCCCAACAAGGTGTCCCCAACGCGTTACTAAGAAATAGAATATTGACGGATACCCAACCGGAAAACGTAGAGAAATGTTTAGTCTTCTGATACTTGAAACCGGATCCTTACCGGTATCTCGTGCACACCgcatttatttcaaattatttaggAAAGCAAAGCAAATCATTGGTAACGAAACTATTAAGTCGTATGCTTATAGGTAATAGAACAATGTTGAACTTATGAATACATcatgataaaaatattcaatttttatttttttttcgcatGTAAGCATGAAAATGAACCAGCCTACACGATTAGTCCGGCCCCGGTGCGGACACGTTGCGGTGCTAATCCAATCCTTAAAGTGTCTTTTGAGTGTAATATATCGTACCATTTGTTGCATAAAACTTTTGGTCACTCCTCTGCATGCCCACGAACGCACTAGGCACCCCAGCTCCGATCAACAGCTGCGACAGTGCATCAGTTCTGTGCTCGCTGCTAACGTCGGCGAGTACACCGCCCTTATTGCTGCAAGACAGCTGAGACTGCGAGCTGTTGAGCTGTAACTGCAGGAAGTAAAACATGCCAGTTGCTGGAACGCACGTGGCGTTTGCGTCAGCTGAAAATATTCGTAAAATGTTGTGAATATTCTCATATTATTCATTCTTCGGCTCTCGAAATCAAGGCGAAATTAACatcaaatacttaattattcCCGCGGTCCCTTGAAGCTGTAAAGAAATACTAAAACTTATACTAAACCTACCTATTATatcatcattttattttttagcaaTACAGCTGgtaaacataaatttatagTGTACTTCCCATCCATACAACATTTCTGAGCGGCATCTTCATGGGGTGTCAAAAGTCTCATGAGCCcagcaatgatatttaaaagtatagataggttacgtcaacaacattcggtgtttgaaaatgatacactaacgcacacatgaataatttaacattgcaatagcacactacattacgattacatgtcaaagaaggatagtaaatggaatgatcgcaagcgaaaaagagataactgtAATTTGCTAATTGTTTCGtatttgtaaagaaaaaatacagttaattcatcacaTATGATTTGTTACCGTaaaccgtgatttatgcctaaattacgattcatttgTAAGTTCAtgtttgttgagggtttattacaataaggtaatgggagaagaagaaaatgatccagtGATTCTtatgcagttagcaagggatatactgaaagggacagtgttattgaaaaaactcctacgttaacaaatagcactcactgtctacatccgctacccaCTCCAAAACTtatttagtagtttgatagttcagctacctatatacgcgcttgtttattaaaaattattacatttcgtattacattcactgcaacaacgactttttaacatcatttcctaaaatattctacctcgatcatcccgcaacagacagcatataattgtcatttctgtacgttgatctatgatcggcttggcggcaatcggcgttgtcatggcgacatatttatttttttagataaataatgagatcaaataaaattttataattcattatttcttaactgtggtatgtgctatgatttttttttactttcgtaattagtgcatcttcctaTAActcaagacggcattttaatgttttacctttatcaaattgtaagcaattctgtcaacaaaaACGCGTGtctaccgttttcgtatcgagagagcgactacgaccaaaggaaccaattgactcaatttaggcgattgattttcggcgcgctagtgacctCATCTGTGATGTATTATAAGTGTTTACCTCTttttatactataatatcattggagCCCAGTAATGTCATTAGCTACAGCTGCGCGCTTTAAATTGAAACACAATATAGCTTGCACAGAAGAAGAAAGAAACCGTCAACGATGAAAAAGATAGGATATAAAGAAAAGGAAAGGGTTATGAAGAACAGAAGCTTTGCCGGCGAAAAATGCCGAAATGGCCGATTTTACGAAAAACAAGTTGAAGAGAAAATAGAAGTGCTGATATTTTCTCTTAAACTATTTTTCGTAACATAAAAATACGTATATATCAAATTCCTACGTCAAAGACAGACAAGGCATCTCACCTTTGTATTGCAGACGTCTTCCTGAatttcactttttttatgacaataagggccctgcccattacaatgcagtgccgctcaggattcttgaaaaacccaaaaattctgagcagcactacaattgctttCGTTTCCTTGAGACATGATGTTAAGTCAcgattgcccagtaattccactagctacagcgccctgtccgaaacac
It encodes the following:
- the LOC126980067 gene encoding uncharacterized protein LOC126980067 encodes the protein MCSSDSKRHVPKYHLVQKFHRSKHSVAARANFISLTSCRRLGIEKKALALNFSPLYKSLEEDEFTCEVLKCPEVRGATSLTNDSRYDYYSIYAKPIADANATCVPATGMFYFLQLQLNSSQSQLSCSNKGGVLADVSSEHRTDALSQLLIGAGVPSAFVGMQRSDQKFYATNGDPLDCTSYRAWSPGHPRRNSSYSCVVLTHQHTWRSVACEDTLPSLCEIMPGGPYEPGSLYSKKGHSNGCVVSV